The nucleotide sequence TTCCGGCTATACCCATAGCAAATCCTACATCGGCTTTTTTCAAAGCTGGGCCATCATTTGTTCCGTCGCCAGTTACAGCAACAACTTCTCGGTTTTCACTAACGGTGCTGTCAATGATACCTATAAATACGTTATTTtagtatataaataagtaaCGGTTTTAAGTCGCTGATCACGTTGaactgaattaaaaaaattttttgaaatttttaaacgCTAGAttcttaaatttattaaatatacttTAATGTGTATcaatgatttttaaatttaatgcgtAATCTTTTGCAAATGAGatcgtgctcattttattaCCGTTATACTGAAAAAGTTCTTACTTTAAAAGTTATACTgctaacaaatattaaaattcagccgctataaattaattttgtttaccatatATGTCAATGCGGAACACCGAGTACGTTCTATATAAAGAAAAGTACTACAAACCTTTTACCAAAGTATACTTGTCAGTTGGGGATGAGCGTGCTAAAACTCGGAGTTTGGGCCATACTTTATCAATAAGATGCTGTTGAATCTGTTCATGttaaaatacagaaatttaGAACAAATGCCAACAAATAGTAAGTACTCTTAGAACATACATCTCCGTTGCTATCCCGAATACGCCTATTAAACTCTTTGCCTTCCAGAATAAGAAAGTCATCATTGGGACGCAAAATACCGCATTTGCTGGCTATTGAACGTGCTGTATTAATATTGTCTCCAGTGACCATGCGAACGGTTATACCAGCGCGTTGACATTTTCTTATTGCATCTGGTACTTCGGGACGAACAGGATCTTCTATACCAACCACACAGAGGCATGTAAGATTTGTCATAATGTTTTCCTCATCATCCCAGTTGGGTTCGCCATCAATATGCACTTCGTTAATTGCGGCTTTGCCAGGCACAAAATCGCGGTATGCTACAGATATAGTCCTCAAACCGTCACAGGCCATTGGTTCGATAACTTCACGTATTAAACGCTCCTGCATCTCTCTTGTAAACTTCTCCAAAGTGCCCTCATGTCCATAGATAAAAGCACACCTGCAATGATTTTATAGCATTCcaattgtttgctttgtcAGTAACACTGCATCATTATTAGGGAATCAAAAAGTAAATACAATTTAGTCTTCAGGTGCGGAAAGCATTTATCGAATCTAGTTTCATTCCCATTTGAGTTTCGTTGACTTAGCTCGCGTTTAGCGGAAGTCAGAATTACCTAACAAAAATTGCCACCAGAAGCGTCCACAATGAACCATTTGAAAAAGGTTTCTTGGCAATTATGTTACGTTGACTCTCTAAATTACTGTTAAAGAggtaaaacaaacatttaagTTGGCTCACTGGCGAAAGTCAACGAAagttaaatgtgtttttcgATAAATATCTTCCGTATTTTAAGTCACTGTTGCAATGTTTACCAATACGAACTTTTTCATAATAATTTCTGAAGCTCCTTTAGTATACAGCCGATACCCTCCGTTAGGACGGGGTATCACTGTGCCCATACTCTTACGAACAGAATTAAATGTATACACGCGTGTAAATTTATCCTCTGTAATTTCGTCTCGAATAGATTGATACTTCACACCTAGCCCTTGGACAAACCCCAAAAGAGCACACTCCGTTTTATTGCCAACTTGAATTGGTAAGTCTCCTGGGTTGTGCCCAGCCTTAAAAAAGAGAATAaatatatagctatatagGCTAGAAATTAAATCTTATTTACCATTATATTTGAGGTGTAAGCCGAGTTAACAGATATACccattgtaattaaatttcctacaTGTTGTGGTATATCACTAAGGGTTGGCAACACCTTGCACAATTTTTCACAAATGTAGGATTGTACAACAGTCATACGATTGGTGGTAAGTGTACCAGTCTTATCAGAGCAAATGGCAGTGGCATTACCCATTGTTTCACACGCATCTAAATGACGAACCAAGTTATTGTCCTTCAtcattttctatttaaaaaaatacaattaatcGTCGTTCCATTTACTTATATTAAACTAACCTTGACAGAGTATGCAAGAGATAGGGTTACTGCCAAGGGAAGACCCTCGGGAACGGCCACTACTAATACTGTAACACCAATTATCAAATGCTTCACCAAGTTATTAGCATACGTGTTTTTCCATGGCCTCTCGTCAATAACAAACGTTTTAATGCAAAACTGAATGATCAGAATTATAACTGTAAGCACGGCAATGGTCGACCCTGCGTATCCAATCTGTATAGCTAATTTTGTCAGTTTAGCTTGAAGCACAGATTTCTCTTTTTTATGTCCTGTCTCAGCCGCTGCTGACGACGATGATTGCGGCAAATGATTCCCTTCAGACTCAGATTTGGTTACCTCACTTGTGGTTGTTTGGCGTTGAGATGGCGCTTGAGACCCCTTTATTTGCGATCGACCGTCGCTTTCACCTTATATTGTGCGAAAAGAAATATTACAAACAATATAAACATAAGTTTACTAGCtgtatttaataaacaaatgttaataaaataaaatgagataCTTGTGTGAGTGCCTTACTTAGATTAATATTACCCATATACCATTGCGTTTGGTCGTTATCCAATTTTATATCCTTACAGGGGGCGGATTTTAGTCAGAAATTTTTAAAGCTAACCCCATAATCGTTCGTCTGTCCACCAAAATTTTTAAACGCTAACTCAGTATTAACCATCTTTTTATAGCCTGTAGTAATATATACTATAAAACAGGAGAAGGAATCTTTTTCGACCCTATAAAGTAGATCTGGTCTAGGTCCGtctgaacgtcgagatctttAAGACTATGAAAGCTAGTGACGCCTACGCTAAGCAAATTGGTTTCAAAacattgccacgcccaccctaacgcccacaaaccgtccaaaactgcgACGCTTACACTATTCAAATATgctttattatttctattgagtaacgggtatctaacAGTCGAGAAACTCGATTATAACGTTTACTTTTGTATTCAACTAAATAATTACAGGAGTATATAAGGTTCATCTTTTTTAAGCTAGCTTTCGTTcttgttaattgttaattattattataatttgttatttattataagtTGAAGCTACCCCTCCGACATCATCTCTTATAGGCACATTTTTCAGCATGTGACAAATAATTCAGCCAATTCTCaaatagaaaagaaattataaaaacaattaaaatataaataaaacaatgtatTAAAATCGTTCAAGATTGGAAAGCTTTcaagatttaaaaataaataatccacTTTCCAAGTTTAAGTAAgttttaaaagcaaaaaaaactgTGTTGGAGTTTTTTGACATCCAATAGAAGTATAGAGATGATGTGGGCGGCACAATTGTTTTTGCACGCCAATATAAAAGAGATCACAAAATAATAACCAAACCACTAGAATTTTCTGTGTAAAGCTTTTGCggtttaaaatataatacatgATAACATTTCAGAtttggttttaattatttgtaaagtCAATAAAATAACATGGTATTGCAGATAgacaacaaattgaaaactaacaagagagaacgctatagtcgagttccccgactatctgatacccgttactcagccagtagatgtgcgaagaagaaatttcaacactgacagttttttgcggcttgtgggcgttagagtgggcgtggaaaaaagttttttggcaaattgatagaagtttacaagactaatacaaaaatgaaaaaatatcaaaacatttttcaaaagtgtgggcgtggcagttttgagcggtttgtgggcgttagagtgggcgtggcagcatgaatcgacaaacttgcgctgcttctatgtctctggagtctgtatgcttaatctctagcttttgtagttttgtagtagatctcgacgttcatacggacggacagacggacatggccagatcgactcggctattgatcctgatcaagaatatatatactttatatggtcggaaacgcttccttctgcctgttacatacttttcaacgaatctagtatacccttttactctacgagtaacgggtataaaaatgcatcTTAAAATACCTCcaaaattttgtaatattcTGCTGGAACctattttaatcaaatttaaattttatcaTACCCgtcatgctgccacgcccactctagcgcccacaaaccgcccaaagctgccacgcccacacttttgaactatgttttgatattttttcatttttgtattggtcttgtaaatatctatcgatttgcaaaaaaactttttgccacgcccactctaacgccctcaaaccgcccaaagctgccacgcctacacttttaaaaaatgttttgatattttttaatttttgtattagtcttgtaaatttctattaatttcccaaaaaactttttgtcacacccactttaacgccgacaaagcgccaaaaaccgtcagtgttgcagactctccttcgcacttcccctagctgagtaacgggtatcagatagtcggggaacttgactataacattctctcttgtttttcttaatATGTTACTTGacaatgaaataaatatttcaaattttaaagaatTAATTTCTTGACTCGAACGACTTTAcattatttgttaaaattgttgttaaattaAAAGGATATTTAATAACAGGATTCAAATTTAgttaatattgaaaaaaagtAGCCTTTTATTTAAGCCGATCGTTCTGCCAAAGATACcgttaaaaaacaatttatgacACACCttaaaacttgtttttataattgtaaagttataaaattaataaatctCTAAATATGCCAAAATTAACACGTCATCATATTGTCCTTAACACCATTACTGATAACAAAACATTATTAGTAAGTAAAAGTGTTTACTTAAATTTTCGCTAGTATGCTATTACTCGCAatatattgttgttgttgattgtaaaataataagaataagTATTACGCTAAAATTCACCTGTCAGATTCTTTTGCTTGTTGGCCCTTTTCGCATCTGGGATCgacaatattttaaaaccatacattttatggttttatttgttGAAGATATTGGTTGGTTGTATTGTGGTAGGTTGCAGGTTATATTTGGTAGGTTGGTTGACAGATTGGTTGGTTGATTGGGTTGATGAAGGATGATAGGTCAATCAATTCACATCATGTATTTCACATAAGGAATATGTGAACAATTGGAATATGAAAAattagcaacaaaaaaaaaacaaataataaatatataatatacatcTCAACAAAAATTTCGATGTATCAAAAAACATTGGTAGGACCTTTTTTATATTCCTTTACATGGTTTTAAATCATACAAACtattattttgcaaaatttaattttgtactaaccctttttcattttttttatttccgcTTCTTGTTCGTCAACTGCTGCACCAAGGAGCGTAAAAATTATACCAGCTTGTGAGTTTACCCCTACGGCTGTAACCACCATTTTTCCGCTTCCTTCCATAACATGCGTGCCGGATAGAACCATGGGATCCACATCTGGCCCCTTTTTGACATGATCAGATTCGCCAGTCAACGAAGATTCGTCCACCTACAGAATTAACAATAACGACCATCAACATAAATATGGTACggaacattttttaaaattattatctacatacagttgcgaaaaaaataatagcagcaCCACTACGTATTTTATTCTcgattaaataaattaaaacattattaaaatgGGACGAGGAAAGCATTGCACTTCAGATAAACGTGACATGGTcaaaaaatcaatttctgaaggaaaatcaCACAGAAATATTGGTCTAATCCTTCAAtgctaaaacaaaatgttagGAAATGCAATCACCTACAACGAGAATCCCGAAGCCCATGGTATGGGCGTGTTTCTCGTACTCGTGATGCTACCCTTTTCCGAATACTATTAACAAGACTATGACCCCAAGTAAaccagcaggaaagccaaggattcgttccaaaataaatctgttcctGTTTTGGATTGGCCGTAATCCCATAAAAATTATTAGTCAGATATGAGAAAAGGAGTTGTAGGCTCAAAGCCAACTAGCAACGAATAACTTTGGGTATAATTAGGGAGTCCTGGAGCAAAATATCCTTAAAACGGTGCCAGGACCTGGTTGATTCCATGACAAAACGTTGCAATCCTGTTACTGGTAATAAGGGATACCCaacgaaatattaaattagtgGGATGGGTGTAGTATTAGTacgcaaacatttttaattagtgaTTTTTTTACTATCaagtttaaaattgaaaatttattttagcatAATAGCATTTTTCATGAAGtgttgctattttatttttgtgcctAAATTTGTCGCTCTTAACAAAGTTCCTCATTTAAgataagaataaataaatcaattgtagttatttttcatttcctaaaaagtgaatttaaacaacctttctaaaaatgtatttcagcTCATTTTAAACCTTAAATTGTAGGTAGGAGACATGttcaaagttttactgggcaagtgctgctattttatttttcgcagctgtataatgcctaattatttttttactgATGAAATAGTCTATATCAGAGTTTTCTCTTAACTTACCTTTAAGTCGTTACTTTGAATAAGACACCCATCAGCCGGCAATAAGTCTCCATATTTAACTTGAGCGATATCGCCAACAAGAATATCACCAACTGAAATTTGGCACACCTCCCCTCCTCGGATAACTGAAAACTTGTGCTCGCCCTCTATACGATTTTGCAGACCTCGAAATTGTCTTTCTTTTGAGTAATCATTAAAAGCTGTCACTATAACTACGACAATAACAGAAATAAGAATGGCCAATCCTTCAATCCAACCATGGTGTTCTTCCTCCTCCTGTAAAACAGctgtaaaataaaacaacattaaaatacaatattttattacggACCTATCTTATTAAAATTGAACTACTTACGCGCATCCTCGTCGGCGGGTTTATAAAATGATAGACCAAGCGATACTAATGCAGCTACCTCTAAAATAATAAGGGTCACATCTTGAAGAGCCTCCCAGACTAGTGTCAAAAAGGTCTTTGGTGGCTTCGGTGGTATTACATTAGAACCGAATGTTTCACGTCTATGCTCTTCGTCAGCTTTCGATCCACTTAGGCCTTATGGTAAATCAATTAAAGTTAGTCAATACtcaatgtaaaaaaaaaaaaaaaacttaccTTCATTGGGAGATGTGTATAACTTTTTACATAATTCGTGAATGCCACCAATTTCCGCAATCTTAATTACACCCTCACGGCCACGATGCTCCATGAGCTCGCGCAGTTGTTTAAGTGAAATACCATATTGCGCCGGTCTTCCATCTATAGTGGCCATTTGTTATGGTCTTATCTGTAtatgaaaatgtataaattcaATAGAAGCGTAACATCTGAATAGCGCAAATTAGagtaatatatttttcagagtaCTTCCCAAAGAATATTTGCAAGTTAAGAAGTTAATGTTTCCCAGAttacgtacatatgtgtatatctTTTGCTTGCGACTTCCTGAAAgctttattaattaaaacctTGTCAGTAATACAACGCTAGAGAATCAAGacaaattaagaaaatatctGCCGCGACACCGACACTATAAGCGAACATGTGGCTCCAGCTGAAGCGTTTggatgtatgtacatatacagctgcgaaaaataaaatagcagcacttgcccagtaaaaatttaaacaagtCTCCTCCAACAATTTAGGGTTTAAAATGAGCTGAAATACCCTTTTTAGattaaacaattcactttttagaaaataaaaaagaactacaattgatttatttattttcttaaatgaaaaattttgTTAAGAACGACAAAATTAGGCgataaataaaatgcttaaattttcaaatttaaacttGATGGTAAAAAAATCACTAATTACAAATGTTTGCGTGCTAAAAATTCACCCATCCCACTAATTTAATAGTTGGTTTGGTATCCCTTATTACCAGTAACAGGATCGCAATGATTTGGCATGGAATCAACCAGGTTCTGGCACCGTTCCTTcgtgtttaattgcttctactGTGTAGTTTGGCTTATATTCGGTGTTCCTTGGGCGCCTTACATTCGATTaagatccattgccaccaaaaatAACCAActtgctctcatctgaccataaaaagttcgtccatctttcgcatggccaatttaaatgttccttgACGAACTTAATGCCCTTGGGTATGTGTCTCGCATTTAAAAGAGGGACTTTCCTTGGACTACTGCCTTTTAAACCATATTCCCTTAGACATGTGCGAACTGCTTGCACTGACGGGGATATGTTGAGttccttt is from Drosophila yakuba strain Tai18E2 chromosome 4, Prin_Dyak_Tai18E2_2.1, whole genome shotgun sequence and encodes:
- the LOC6523721 gene encoding plasma membrane calcium-transporting ATPase 1 isoform X11 yields the protein MATIDGRPAQYGISLKQLRELMEHRGREGVIKIAEIGGIHELCKKLYTSPNEGLSGSKADEEHRRETFGSNVIPPKPPKTFLTLVWEALQDVTLIILEVAALVSLGLSFYKPADEDAPVLQEEEEHHGWIEGLAILISVIVVVIVTAFNDYSKERQFRGLQNRIEGEHKFSVIRGGEVCQISVGDILVGDIAQVKYGDLLPADGCLIQSNDLKVDESSLTGESDHVKKGPDVDPMVLSGTHVMEGSGKMVVTAVGVNSQAGIIFTLLGAAVDEQEAEIKKMKKDAKRANKQKNLTGESDGRSQIKGSQAPSQRQTTTSEVTKSESEGNHLPQSSSSAAAETGHKKEKSVLQAKLTKLAIQIGYAGSTIAVLTVIILIIQFCIKTFVIDERPWKNTYANNLVKHLIIGVTVLVVAVPEGLPLAVTLSLAYSVKKMMKDNNLVRHLDACETMGNATAICSDKTGTLTTNRMTVVQSYICEKLCKVLPTLSDIPQHVGNLITMGISVNSAYTSNIMAGHNPGDLPIQVGNKTECALLGFVQGLGVKYQSIRDEITEDKFTRVYTFNSVRKSMGTVIPRPNGGYRLYTKGASEIIMKKCAFIYGHEGTLEKFTREMQERLIREVIEPMACDGLRTISVAYRDFVPGKAAINEVHIDGEPNWDDEENIMTNLTCLCVVGIEDPVRPEVPDAIRKCQRAGITVRMVTGDNINTARSIASKCGILRPNDDFLILEGKEFNRRIRDSNGDIQQHLIDKVWPKLRVLARSSPTDKYTLVKGIIDSTVSENREVVAVTGDGTNDGPALKKADVGFAMGIAGTDVAKEASDIILTDDNFSSIVKAVMWGRNVYDSIAKFLQFQLTVNVVAVIVAFIGACAVQDSPLKAVQMLWVNLIMDTLASLALATEFPTPDLLLRKPYGRTKPLISRTMMKNILGQALYQLIIIFGLLFVGDVILDIESGRGQELNAGPTQHFTIIFNTFVMMTLFNEINARKIHGQRNVIEGLLTNPIFYTIWIFTMISQVLIIQYGKMAFSTKALSLDQWLWCIFFGIGTLVWGQLITSVPTRKLPKILSWGRGHPEEYTDGMNLGEERFDSIDSDKKPRAGQILWIRGLTRLQTQLAEPIRETEV
- the LOC6523721 gene encoding plasma membrane calcium-transporting ATPase 2 isoform X1 → MATIDGRPAQYGISLKQLRELMEHRGREGVIKIAEIGGIHELCKKLYTSPNEGLSGSKADEEHRRETFGSNVIPPKPPKTFLTLVWEALQDVTLIILEVAALVSLGLSFYKPADEDAPVLQEEEEHHGWIEGLAILISVIVVVIVTAFNDYSKERQFRGLQNRIEGEHKFSVIRGGEVCQISVGDILVGDIAQVKYGDLLPADGCLIQSNDLKVDESSLTGESDHVKKGPDVDPMVLSGTHVMEGSGKMVVTAVGVNSQAGIIFTLLGAAVDEQEAEIKKMKKDAKRANKQKNLTGESDGRSQIKGSQAPSQRQTTTSEVTKSESEGNHLPQSSSSAAAETGHKKEKSVLQAKLTKLAIQIGYAGSTIAVLTVIILIIQFCIKTFVIDERPWKNTYANNLVKHLIIGVTVLVVAVPEGLPLAVTLSLAYSVKKMMKDNNLVRHLDACETMGNATAICSDKTGTLTTNRMTVVQSYICEKLCKVLPTLSDIPQHVGNLITMGISVNSAYTSNIMAGHNPGDLPIQVGNKTECALLGFVQGLGVKYQSIRDEITEDKFTRVYTFNSVRKSMGTVIPRPNGGYRLYTKGASEIIMKKCAFIYGHEGTLEKFTREMQERLIREVIEPMACDGLRTISVAYRDFVPGKAAINEVHIDGEPNWDDEENIMTNLTCLCVVGIEDPVRPEVPDAIRKCQRAGITVRMVTGDNINTARSIASKCGILRPNDDFLILEGKEFNRRIRDSNGDIQQHLIDKVWPKLRVLARSSPTDKYTLVKGIIDSTVSENREVVAVTGDGTNDGPALKKADVGFAMGIAGTDVAKEASDIILTDDNFSSIVKAVMWGRNVYDSIAKFLQFQLTVNVVAVIVAFIGACAVQDSPLKAVQMLWVNLIMDTLASLALATEFPTPDLLLRKPYGRTKPLISRTMMKNILGQALYQLIIIFGLLFVGDVILDIESGRGQELNAGPTQHFTIIFNTFVMMTLFNEINARKIHGQRNVIEGLLTNPIFYTIWIFTMISQVLIIQYGKMAFSTKALSLDQWLWCIFFGIGTLVWGQLITSVPTRKLPKILSWGRGHPEEYTDGMNLGEERFDSIDSDKKPRAGQILWIRGLTRLQTQISVPLRVIRAFRSTLEDLNERRSMHSLHSLRSPRAGIPVAVGGGNPLYNFNLLKPNYIKHQQQQQPKLPSQTQHNVSSAMLPPDISYIDEDPQQQQRTLHNGLTFQRSAMPSDDPSSSQSFFKTAQTLQQQIHDKNETKHSNGQNETRI
- the LOC6523721 gene encoding plasma membrane calcium-transporting ATPase 2 isoform X7 — translated: MATIDGRPAQYGISLKQLRELMEHRGREGVIKIAEIGGIHELCKKLYTSPNEGLSGSKADEEHRRETFGSNVIPPKPPKTFLTLVWEALQDVTLIILEVAALVSLGLSFYKPADEDAPVLQEEEEHHGWIEGLAILISVIVVVIVTAFNDYSKERQFRGLQNRIEGEHKFSVIRGGEVCQISVGDILVGDIAQVKYGDLLPADGCLIQSNDLKVDESSLTGESDHVKKGPDVDPMVLSGTHVMEGSGKMVVTAVGVNSQAGIIFTLLGAAVDEQEAEIKKMKKDAKRANKQKNLTGESDGRSQIKGSQAPSQRQTTTSEVTKSESEGNHLPQSSSSAAAETGHKKEKSVLQAKLTKLAIQIGYAGSTIAVLTVIILIIQFCIKTFVIDERPWKNTYANNLVKHLIIGVTVLVVAVPEGLPLAVTLSLAYSVKKMMKDNNLVRHLDACETMGNATAICSDKTGTLTTNRMTVVQSYICEKLCKVLPTLSDIPQHVGNLITMGISVNSAYTSNIMAGHNPGDLPIQVGNKTECALLGFVQGLGVKYQSIRDEITEDKFTRVYTFNSVRKSMGTVIPRPNGGYRLYTKGASEIIMKKCAFIYGHEGTLEKFTREMQERLIREVIEPMACDGLRTISVAYRDFVPGKAAINEVHIDGEPNWDDEENIMTNLTCLCVVGIEDPVRPEVPDAIRKCQRAGITVRMVTGDNINTARSIASKCGILRPNDDFLILEGKEFNRRIRDSNGDIQQHLIDKVWPKLRVLARSSPTDKYTLVKGIIDSTVSENREVVAVTGDGTNDGPALKKADVGFAMGIAGTDVAKEASDIILTDDNFSSIVKAVMWGRNVYDSIAKFLQFQLTVNVVAVIVAFIGACAVQDSPLKAVQMLWVNLIMDTLASLALATEFPTPDLLLRKPYGRTKPLISRTMMKNILGQALYQLIIIFGLLFVGDVILDIESGRGQELNAGPTQHFTIIFNTFVMMTLFNEINARKIHGQRNVIEGLLTNPIFYTIWIFTMISQVLIIQYGKMAFSTKALSLDQWLWCIFFGIGTLVWGQLITSVPTRKLPKILSWGRGHPEEYTDGMNLGEERFDSIDSDKKPRAGQILWIRGLTRLQTQISVPIRVVNAFRQGLDARYGDHTNTSLAEVLRKQTSLSKRLSETSSIEYADNIPDELTIPEIDVERLSSHSHTETAV
- the LOC6523721 gene encoding plasma membrane calcium-transporting ATPase 2 isoform X2; this encodes MATIDGRPAQYGISLKQLRELMEHRGREGVIKIAEIGGIHELCKKLYTSPNEGLSGSKADEEHRRETFGSNVIPPKPPKTFLTLVWEALQDVTLIILEVAALVSLGLSFYKPADEDAPVLQEEEEHHGWIEGLAILISVIVVVIVTAFNDYSKERQFRGLQNRIEGEHKFSVIRGGEVCQISVGDILVGDIAQVKYGDLLPADGCLIQSNDLKVDESSLTGESDHVKKGPDVDPMVLSGTHVMEGSGKMVVTAVGVNSQAGIIFTLLGAAVDEQEAEIKKMKKDAKRANKQKNLTGESDGRSQIKGSQAPSQRQTTTSEVTKSESEGNHLPQSSSSAAAETGHKKEKSVLQAKLTKLAIQIGYAGSTIAVLTVIILIIQFCIKTFVIDERPWKNTYANNLVKHLIIGVTVLVVAVPEGLPLAVTLSLAYSVKKMMKDNNLVRHLDACETMGNATAICSDKTGTLTTNRMTVVQSYICEKLCKVLPTLSDIPQHVGNLITMGISVNSAYTSNIMAGHNPGDLPIQVGNKTECALLGFVQGLGVKYQSIRDEITEDKFTRVYTFNSVRKSMGTVIPRPNGGYRLYTKGASEIIMKKCAFIYGHEGTLEKFTREMQERLIREVIEPMACDGLRTISVAYRDFVPGKAAINEVHIDGEPNWDDEENIMTNLTCLCVVGIEDPVRPEVPDAIRKCQRAGITVRMVTGDNINTARSIASKCGILRPNDDFLILEGKEFNRRIRDSNGDIQQHLIDKVWPKLRVLARSSPTDKYTLVKGIIDSTVSENREVVAVTGDGTNDGPALKKADVGFAMGIAGTDVAKEASDIILTDDNFSSIVKAVMWGRNVYDSIAKFLQFQLTVNVVAVIVAFIGACAVQDSPLKAVQMLWVNLIMDTLASLALATEFPTPDLLLRKPYGRTKPLISRTMMKNILGQALYQLIIIFGLLFVGDVILDIESGRGQELNAGPTQHFTIIFNTFVMMTLFNEINARKIHGQRNVIEGLLTNPIFYTIWIFTMISQVLIIQYGKMAFSTKALSLDQWLWCIFFGIGTLVWGQLITSVPTRKLPKILSWGRGHPEEYTDGMNLGEERFDSIDSDKKPRAGQILWIRGLTRLQTQLRVIRAFRSTLEDLNERRSMHSLHSLRSPRAGIPVAVGGGNPLYNFNLLKPNYIKHQQQQQPKLPSQTQHNVSSAMLPPDISYIDEDPQQQQRTLHNGLTFQRSAMPSDDPSSSQSFFKTAQTLQQQIHDKNETKHSNGQNETRI
- the LOC6523721 gene encoding plasma membrane calcium-transporting ATPase 1 isoform X9; translation: MATIDGRPAQYGISLKQLRELMEHRGREGVIKIAEIGGIHELCKKLYTSPNEGLSGSKADEEHRRETFGSNVIPPKPPKTFLTLVWEALQDVTLIILEVAALVSLGLSFYKPADEDAPVLQEEEEHHGWIEGLAILISVIVVVIVTAFNDYSKERQFRGLQNRIEGEHKFSVIRGGEVCQISVGDILVGDIAQVKYGDLLPADGCLIQSNDLKVDESSLTGESDHVKKGPDVDPMVLSGTHVMEGSGKMVVTAVGVNSQAGIIFTLLGAAVDEQEAEIKKMKKDAKRANKQKNLTGESDGRSQIKGSQAPSQRQTTTSEVTKSESEGNHLPQSSSSAAAETGHKKEKSVLQAKLTKLAIQIGYAGSTIAVLTVIILIIQFCIKTFVIDERPWKNTYANNLVKHLIIGVTVLVVAVPEGLPLAVTLSLAYSVKKMMKDNNLVRHLDACETMGNATAICSDKTGTLTTNRMTVVQSYICEKLCKVLPTLSDIPQHVGNLITMGISVNSAYTSNIMAGHNPGDLPIQVGNKTECALLGFVQGLGVKYQSIRDEITEDKFTRVYTFNSVRKSMGTVIPRPNGGYRLYTKGASEIIMKKCAFIYGHEGTLEKFTREMQERLIREVIEPMACDGLRTISVAYRDFVPGKAAINEVHIDGEPNWDDEENIMTNLTCLCVVGIEDPVRPEVPDAIRKCQRAGITVRMVTGDNINTARSIASKCGILRPNDDFLILEGKEFNRRIRDSNGDIQQHLIDKVWPKLRVLARSSPTDKYTLVKGIIDSTVSENREVVAVTGDGTNDGPALKKADVGFAMGIAGTDVAKEASDIILTDDNFSSIVKAVMWGRNVYDSIAKFLQFQLTVNVVAVIVAFIGACAVQDSPLKAVQMLWVNLIMDTLASLALATEFPTPDLLLRKPYGRTKPLISRTMMKNILGQALYQLIIIFGLLFVGDVILDIESGRGQELNAGPTQHFTIIFNTFVMMTLFNEINARKIHGQRNVIEGLLTNPIFYTIWIFTMISQVLIIQYGKMAFSTKALSLDQWLWCIFFGIGTLVWGQLITSVPTRKLPKILSWGRGHPEEYTDGMNLGEERFDSIDSDKKPRAGQILWIRGLTRLQTQISVPLAEPIRETEV